One Microbacterium esteraromaticum genomic window carries:
- the recN gene encoding DNA repair protein RecN yields MIDEMRIRGLGVIDDAVLPLGAGFTAVTGETGAGKTMVVTGLGLLLGARADSSAIRAGATQASVAGVWMVPPDGPIADIVTDAGGELEPAGDAAELYVSRTLSAEGRSRASVGGRPAPAGVLASLAEELVVVHGQSEQLRLRSAAAQRDALDRFGGEPIAEALATYRERFGRWRELDAEITELTANRDRRAAEAALLREQLAEIEQLEPQPGEDVELNERAERLANSEELRLSASVARSALSSEEGDPDVGALLAEARRALERSADPKLTEIAETIADLGYRAADLAQQLSGYLADLDESGPHELAAVEERRAALGGLVRQHGSLEAALRIWETGSLRLAELDDDGDRIERLTAEAESARAALDDAAAALTEVRTAAAVRLSAAVTDELHALAMPDATLEARVSPGAESAHGRDDVAILLAPHPGAEPRSVSKGASGGELSRVMLAIEVVIAGTDPVPTFVFDEVDAGIGGAAAIEVGRRLAQLARTSQVIAVTHLAQVAAFANNHLSVVKSNDGAVTASSVTRLEGEQREAEMARLLSGLTDSDAALTHARELLSLGSAIN; encoded by the coding sequence GTGATCGATGAGATGCGCATCCGCGGTCTCGGTGTGATCGACGACGCGGTGTTGCCCCTCGGAGCCGGGTTCACCGCCGTCACCGGCGAGACCGGTGCGGGAAAGACCATGGTCGTGACCGGCCTCGGGCTGCTGCTCGGCGCACGCGCCGATTCGTCCGCGATCCGCGCGGGCGCCACGCAGGCATCCGTCGCCGGCGTCTGGATGGTGCCGCCCGACGGGCCGATCGCCGACATCGTCACCGATGCAGGCGGTGAGCTCGAGCCGGCGGGAGACGCCGCAGAGCTGTACGTCTCGCGCACACTCAGCGCCGAAGGGCGCAGTCGCGCGAGCGTCGGCGGGCGCCCCGCTCCAGCCGGCGTCCTCGCCTCGCTCGCCGAGGAGCTCGTCGTCGTTCACGGGCAGTCAGAGCAGCTGCGTCTTCGGTCTGCCGCCGCCCAGCGCGACGCGCTCGACCGGTTCGGCGGCGAGCCGATCGCCGAAGCGCTCGCGACCTACCGAGAGCGCTTCGGGCGCTGGCGAGAACTGGATGCGGAGATCACGGAGCTCACCGCGAACCGCGACCGCCGCGCGGCCGAGGCCGCTCTGCTGCGCGAGCAGCTCGCCGAGATCGAGCAGCTCGAGCCGCAGCCGGGTGAGGACGTCGAGCTCAACGAGCGCGCCGAGCGGCTCGCGAACTCCGAGGAGCTGCGGCTGTCGGCGTCCGTCGCCCGCTCCGCACTCTCGAGCGAGGAGGGCGACCCCGACGTGGGGGCGCTGCTCGCCGAGGCCCGCCGCGCGCTCGAGCGCAGCGCCGACCCGAAGCTCACCGAGATCGCCGAGACGATCGCCGACCTCGGCTATCGTGCCGCCGATCTCGCCCAGCAGCTGTCCGGCTATCTCGCCGACCTCGACGAGTCGGGCCCGCATGAGCTCGCCGCTGTCGAGGAGCGGCGTGCGGCACTGGGCGGTCTGGTCCGCCAGCACGGCTCGCTCGAGGCGGCGCTTCGCATCTGGGAGACCGGCTCGCTCCGCCTGGCAGAGCTCGACGACGACGGCGACCGCATCGAACGGCTCACCGCCGAGGCCGAGAGCGCCCGCGCCGCCCTCGACGATGCGGCCGCCGCTCTCACCGAGGTGCGCACGGCCGCCGCCGTTCGCCTGTCGGCAGCGGTCACCGACGAGCTGCACGCACTGGCGATGCCGGATGCCACGCTCGAAGCCCGCGTGTCGCCAGGCGCCGAGTCGGCGCACGGTCGCGATGATGTGGCGATCCTGCTGGCGCCGCACCCCGGCGCGGAGCCGCGGTCGGTGTCGAAGGGCGCGTCCGGCGGCGAGCTCTCGCGGGTGATGCTCGCCATCGAGGTCGTCATCGCCGGCACCGATCCCGTGCCGACCTTCGTCTTCGACGAGGTGGATGCCGGCATCGGAGGAGCCGCGGCCATCGAGGTCGGACGAAGGCTGGCGCAGCTGGCCCGCACCTCGCAGGTCATCGCCGTCACGCATCTGGCCCAGGTGGCCGCATTCGCGAACAACCATCTCTCCGTCGTGAAATCGAACGACGGCGCGGTGACCGCGTCCAGCGTCACCCGGCTGGAGGGGGAGCAGCGCGAGGCGGAGATGGCGCGTCTGCTCTCCGGCCTCACCGATTCGGATGCCGCGCTCACTCACGCCCGTGAACTGCTGAGCCTCGGCTCGGCGATCAACTGA